Part of the Lysobacter enzymogenes genome is shown below.
CGCCGCGTCCGGTCGGCCAGACACTCGATCGCCGCGACGACTCGCGCGCGCTCGCGAACAACCGCAGCGTCGATTCCCAGCGCACTCGAGCGAACGCCGCACCGCCTCGCGCCACCGCGCAGCCGCACCCAAGCGCCCCGCCACAGCGCTAATCGCATCACACCCAATCGCACCCGCCGTTGCGCGAACGCCCGCGCACAACCCCCGCAATCCGCGACCGCGTTGCCGCTTTGGACCATCGCGCCCGCGCCCATGTCGCGTTTTGTGCGCTCGCGCCGCAGCGCAGGCGCGCGCGATGGCCGAGTCTCGCCGCGCGGTCGCGGGTGCAGGGGGCCGCCGCCGTTGCCTACTCTCGACGAAGCAGGAGCCCCCTCATGACCCGTTCTGTGTTGCAAAGCCGCCGGCTGCGAAGCCGCGTGTTGCCGCTCGCGTTCGCCATCGGCGCCACCCTCGCCGCCGCCTCGGCGCAAGCCAAGCTGCCCGACGGCGTGCTCGATCCCGCGTTCGGCCGCCGCGGCCTGGCGATCAGCGATTTCGCCGTCAACGACGACTTCGTCCGCGCCGTGGCGATCCAGGCCGACGGCAAGATCCTCACCATCGGCGAAGGCGGCAGCGACAGCGCCCAGCCCGACGGCCGCCTGCATTGCCGGCTGGTGCGTTTCGGCGCCGACGGCAAGCTCGACCCTGCGTTCGGCACCGACGGCGAAGTGCGCATCTCGCTGGAATCCAGCGCGCAACCGGCCGCCTGCCGCGCGCTCGCGGTGCAGGCCGACGGCCGCATCCTCGTCGCCGGCGGCAACCAGGGCAACGCGCTGGTGCTGCGCTTCCTCGCCAACGGCAAGCCCGACCGCGGCTTCTCGCGCGACGGCGTGCAGACGCTCGACGCCGGCGGCATCGAGGATTTCTACGCCATCGCGCAACAGGCCGACGGCCGCATCGTCCTCGCCGGCAAGCGCGTGGACGAGGACACCGGCCGCGACGCGGTGCTGCTCGCGCGCTACCGCAGCGACGGCCAGGCCGACCGCTGGTTCGGCCGCAACGGCGTGGTGGTGACGCCGCACGACGACCAGCCCAACGGCGCCGGCGCGCAGCATGTGGTGCTGCAGCCCGACAGCAAGATCGTCGTCGCCGGCGGCGGCGGGCGCTGGAACCTGATCGCGCGTTACCTCGGCGACGGCCGCGCCGACGCGAAGTTCGGCAAGGACGGCACCACCATCGACCGCATCACCGGCCTCAACGCCGGCGCGCAAGGCCTGGTGTTGCAGACCGACGGCAAGTTCCTCAGCAGCCATCCGATCGTCGCCGGCAGCGGTGTGCGCGGCACCTTGCTGCGCCACAACGCCGACGGCAGCCTCGACACCACCTATCACCGGCCGGACCTGGAAATCTCCGGGCGTCTGGCGCGCCAGGCCGACGGCCGCGTGCTCGTGGTCGGCAACGCCACCGGCGCCGCGCCGAAGCCGGGCCGCTTGCAGCGCGTGAATCCCGATGGCTCAGTCGATACGACCTTCACCGTCGCGCCGATCGAATTCGGCGGCAACGAGGATTACTTCATCGACCTCGCCATCCCCGGCAGCGGCCGCATGATCGTCGCGGCGTGGCTCAGCGACGAGAACCGCATCGGTCTGGCGAAGGTGGCGGCGACCACTTACTGCCTCGCCGACCCGGTCAATCCGGGCCGCTGGATCGGCTTCAGCGAAAGCGGCTGGTTCTCGACCATCGACAGCGGCTTCGGCGGCAGCGGCCAGGGCCTGGTCGCGAAGGGCCGACTGCGCTCGGTGCAACCGCAAGGCCAGCCGGCCGGACGCGCGCTCAGCGCCGGCGGCCCGTCGCCGGCGGCGTACCGCGTCGATGCGTTCGCCGTCACCGGCGACGTGCGCGGCTTCGGCTTCGCCAACGTGGCCAAGCGCGGCAGCGCGCCGGCGACGTACGGCTTGGTGGATGCGCAGATGAACGATCCGGCCTGCAAGATCCTGCCGGGGCGCTGATCGCGTCGTAACGACGGTTCGGGGCAGCGGCGCGGCGGGCGGGCCTTCGGGGCCGTCCGCCGCGCCGCAGTTGCGCTTGCACGAGGCGCGAACGGAAAAAACAACGGCCGGTTCCGCAAGGACCGGCCGTGTATGCGTTCGTATCGCGGATCGCTGCGCGCGCCGATGCGCGCGAAGCTCAGTTGATCAATTGCAGGCGCAGTTCCTTCGGCAGCGCGAACACCATGCTTTCCTGCTCGCCGTCGAGCTCGGTCACATGCAGCGCGCCGAGTTCGCGCAGGCGGTCGATCACGCCGCGCACCAGCACTTCCGGCGCCGAGGCGCCGGCGGTGATGCCGATGCGCTGGCGGCCTTCGACCCAGCGCGGATCGATCTCGATCGCGCCGTCGATCAGGTAGGCGGCCACGCCTTCGCGTTCGGCCAGCTCGCGCAGGCGGTTGGAGTTGGAGCTGTTCGGCGAGCCCACCACCAGCACCAGATCGCAGCGCGCGGCGAGTTCGCGCACCGAGTCCTGGCGGTTCTGGGTGGCGTAGCAGATGTCGTCGTTCTTAGGCCCCTGGATCGCCGGGTACTTGGCGCGCAGGGCTTCGATCACGCTGCGGGTGTCGTCGACCGACAAGGTGGTCTGGGTGGTGTAGGCGAGGTTTTCCGGCTGGTCGACCTGCATCGCGGCGACGTCGTCGACGTCCTCGACCAGATAGATCTGGCCGGAACCGGCTTCGCGCTTCCACTGCCCCATCGTGCCTTCGACTTCGGGATGGCCTTCGTGGCCGATCAGCACCACGTCGCGCCCGGCGCGGCAATGGCGCGAGACTTCCAGGTGGACCTTGGTCACCAGCGGGCAGGTCGCGTCGAACACTTTCAGCGCGCGCCGTTCGGCTTCCGCGCGCACCGCCTTGGACACGCCATGGGCGCTGAAGATCACGGTGGCGCCATCGGGCACCTCGTCGAGCTCCTCGACGAAGATCGCGCCGCGGTGCTTGAGGTCGTCGACGACGAAACGGTTGTGCACGACTTCGTGGCGCACGTAGATCGGCGCGCCGAGGGTTTCGATCGCGCGCTTGACGATTTCGATGGCGCGGTCGACGCCGGCGCAGAAGCCGCGGGGATTGGCGAGCAGGACGTCCATGGGCGCGATTGTACTCCGGTCGCGGCGGGCGGGCTGGAACGAGGGCTGGGCTGAGCCGGGACTGCGCGAAACGCCGCGGTCAGCCCTTGTTGCCCAAGCCCGGTTCGCGCCGCTCCGCCTCGGGCTTGCTGAACAGCCCGAACGCGGCGATGCCGATGGCGCCGCCGACGATGGCTGCGTCGGCGATGTTGAACGAGGGCCAGTACCAGGTGCGCCAGTACCACTGGATGAAGTCGACCACGTGGCCGTGCATCAGCCGGTCGATGACGTTGCCGATCGCGCCGCCGATGACCAGCGAATACGGCAGCGCGGTCTTCCAGTCGCCGCGCGGCGTGCGCGCCAGCCAGCGCGCCAGCAGGCCGCTGATGCCGACCGCCAGGACCAGGAAGAAATACTTCTGCCAGCCGCCGGCGTCGCTGAGGAAGCTGAAGGCCGCACCGGTGTTGTAGCTGCGGTACCAGTTCCAGAAGCCTTCGATCACCACCACCGGGGTGTACTCCGGCAGCGAGGCCAGCACCCAGTTCTTGCTCCACTGGTCGAGCGCGATCACCACGATCGAGACGATCAGCCAGGGCAACGCGTTCTTGGCGGGGGTGCTTGCGGTCATCGGCTCGGCAGTCGGTAGAGGAATCGGATAGGGATCGGAAGCGGAGAAGCGGCGCGCGCTTTGCGGCGCGCGCCGCGGTGGCTCAGAACCAGCGGCGCTGTTCGCCCGGGCCTTCGACGTTGCTGACGCAGCGTCCGCACAGCTCCGGGTGCTTCGGGTCGGAACCGACGTCGGCGCGGTAGTGCCAGCAGCGCACGCACTTGGTCTTGCCGGTCTTGGCCGCGAGCACGGCGATGTCCTGGATGCCGTCGTCGGCCACCACTTCGACGTCGCCGCTGATGAACAAGAAGCGCAGCTCGTCGGTCAGCGGCGCCAGCCAGTTCTGGTCGGCGACGCCGCAACGCAGGGTGATCTCCGCTTCCAGCGCCGCGCCGATCTCGCCGGCCGCACGCATCGGCTCGAGCGCGCGGGTCACGCTCTCACGCAGCTCCAGCAGACGCTTGAAGTCCTCGTCCGACAGCGCCGCATCCGCCGGCAACGGCGCCAGGCCGTCGTACCAGGTAGCGAACAGCACGTTGCCTTCGCGCGCGCCGCTTTCGGTGTTGGCCGGCAGGTGCCGCCACATTTCGTCGGCGGTGAACGCCAGCACCGGTGCGATCCAGCGCACGAACGCTTCGGCGATGCGGTACATCGCGCTCTGCGCCGAACGGCGGCCGCGCGAATCCTCGCGCATGGTGTACAGGCGGTCCTTGGTCACGTCCAGGTACAGCGAACCCAGGTCGACGCTGCAGAAGTTCGACAGCACCTGCACGATCTCGGCGAAGTCGTAACGCTCGTACGCGCCGGCGATGCGGTCCTGCACTTCGCTGGCGCGGTGCACGATCCAGCGGTCGAGCGCGACCATGTCCTCCAGCGCCGTCAGATCGCGCGCCGGATCGAAGCCGCTGAGGTTGCCGAGCAGGAAGCGCGCGGTGTTGCGGATGCGGCGGTAGACGTCGGCGTTCTGCTTGAGGATCTTGTCCGACACCGACATCTCGGCGCTGAAGTCGGTCGAGGCGACCCACAGGCGCAGCACGTCCGCGCCCATCGCATCGATGACCTTCTGCGGCACCACCACGTTGCCGAGCGACTTGGACTGCTTCTTGCCCTGCTCGTCGACGGTGAAGCCGTGCGTCAGCACTTGCCGGTACGGCGCCACGCCGTCCATCGCCACGCCGGTCAGCAGCGCGCTGTGGAACCAGCCGCGGTGCTGGTCGGAGCCTTCCAGGTACAGGTCGGCCGGCTTGCGCAGGCCGTCCTGCGGCCGCTGCGCGAGCACGCATTCGTGGCTGGCGCCGGAATCGAACCAGACGTCGAGGATGTCGGTGACCTTCTCGTAATCGCCGGCCTCCTCGCCGAGCAACTGCTCGGCGGTCATCGCGTACCACGCGTCCACGCCCTCGCGTTCCACCGCGTCGGCGACCTGGCGCATGATCTCGACCGTGCGCGCATGCGGCTGGCCGGTCTCGCGATGGAAGAACAGCGCGATCGGCACGCCCCAGTAACGCTGGCGCGAGATGGTCCAGTCCGGACGGCTCTCGATCATGTTGTAGATGCGCGACTCGCCCCAGCCCGGGATCCAGGTCACGCCCGGGATCGCCTTCAGCGCATCGCGGCGCAGGCCGGCCTGCTCCATCGAGATGAACCACTGCGGCGTGGCGCGGAACACCACCGGCGTCTTGTGCCGCCAGCAATGCGGATAGCTGTGCTTGATCCGGCCGCGCGCGAGCAAAGCGCCCTGCTCGCGCAGGATCTGCAGCAGCAAGTCGTCGCTCTTGAAGATGTGCTTGCCGGCGAGCACATGCTCGCCGACCGGCGGCGTCGACGGCAGATACAGCCCGCGGCCGTCGACCGGATTGATCTGCGCCGCGTTGTAGCGCGCGATCAGGCCGTACTTCAGCGACACCGCGTAGTCCTCCTGGCCGTGGCCGGGCGCGGTGTGGACCGCGCCGGTGCCGGCGTCGGTGGTGACGTGGTCGCCCAGCAGCACCGGGATTTCGCGCTCGGCGTAGAACGGATGGCGCAGGCGCAGGCCCTCGAAGGCCTCGCCCGGATGCGAGGACCAATCGCGGGTCTCGACGCTGTGGCCCTGCTTGAGCGCCTCGGCGTCGGTGATCGCGGCCAGCACCGCACTGACCAGCTCGTTGGCGATCAGCAGATATTCCGGACGCGCGCCCGGCTCCTTGAACAAGGCCTCCTCGCTAGGCTCGATCCGAACCAGCGAATACTCGACCTGCGGGCCCATCGACACCGCCAGGCTCGCCGGCAGCGTCCACGGCGTGGTCGTCCAGATCGGCACCGACAGCGGGCTGCCGTCGTCCTCGATCCCGAACACGTCGAACACGCGCTTGCGGTCGAGCACCGGATAGCGGACGTAGATCTGGGTCGATTCCTTGTCGTGGTACTCGATCTCGGCCTCGGCCAACGCCGAGCCGCAATCGAAGCACCAATGCACCGGCTTGGAGCCGCGCACCAGATGGCCGCGTTCTACGATCTTGGCCAGCGACCGCATGATGTCCGCCTCGTAGCGGAAATCCATGGTCAGGTAAGGATTCTCCCAATCGCCGATCACGCCCAGGCGCTTGAAGTCGCGGCGCTGCAGGTCGACCTGGGTCGCGGCGTACTCGCGGCACTTGGCGCGAAACTGGGCGGCGTCGAGCTTCTCGCCGACCTTGCCGTAGGTCTTCTCGACCTTGGTCTCGATCGGCAGGCCGTGGCAGTCCCAGCCCGGCACATACGGCGCGTCGAAGCCGGACAGCAGCTTGGAGCGCACCACGATGTCCTTGAGCACCTTGTTGAGCGCGTGGCCGATGTGGATCTCGCCGTTGGCGTACGGCGGGCCGTCGTGAAGCACGAAGCTGCGCTCGCGGTCCTTCACCTTCTCGCGAATTCGCTGATACAGGCCTTCGCTTTCCCAGCGCGCCAGGATTTCCGGCTCGCGCTTGGGCAGGTCGCCTCGCATCGGGAATTCGGTCGCCGGCAGCAGCAAGCTGGCCTTGTACGGGTTGCCGGCGGCGGGTTGGCTCGGGTCGTTGGTCACAGCGGGTCTCGGACGGGTCTTCGGCGGATTGGTCGGGTTGGCGTTCGTTGCTAAGGGTTCGCGCTGCGGATCACGCGGTTCTTTCGGCCGCGCCGGCATCGGCCGCGCGCAGCGGATCGGGCGGCGAAGCCGGAATCAGGCGGCGGCGCTGCGCATCCAGCGCCAGCGACTCGCGCGCTTGCGCGGCGTCGCGGTGCATCTGCTCGGTCAGCGTCGCCAGGTCGGGGAACTTGAGCTCGGCGCGCAGGTGGGCGACGAATTCGACCTCGATCCTGCGACCGTACAGGTCGCCGTCGAAATCGAACAGATGCGCCTCCAGCAGCGGCTCGACGCCGGCCACGGTCGGACGCG
Proteins encoded:
- the lspA gene encoding signal peptidase II, with the translated sequence MTASTPAKNALPWLIVSIVVIALDQWSKNWVLASLPEYTPVVVIEGFWNWYRSYNTGAAFSFLSDAGGWQKYFFLVLAVGISGLLARWLARTPRGDWKTALPYSLVIGGAIGNVIDRLMHGHVVDFIQWYWRTWYWPSFNIADAAIVGGAIGIAAFGLFSKPEAERREPGLGNKG
- the ileS gene encoding isoleucine--tRNA ligase; its protein translation is MRGDLPKREPEILARWESEGLYQRIREKVKDRERSFVLHDGPPYANGEIHIGHALNKVLKDIVVRSKLLSGFDAPYVPGWDCHGLPIETKVEKTYGKVGEKLDAAQFRAKCREYAATQVDLQRRDFKRLGVIGDWENPYLTMDFRYEADIMRSLAKIVERGHLVRGSKPVHWCFDCGSALAEAEIEYHDKESTQIYVRYPVLDRKRVFDVFGIEDDGSPLSVPIWTTTPWTLPASLAVSMGPQVEYSLVRIEPSEEALFKEPGARPEYLLIANELVSAVLAAITDAEALKQGHSVETRDWSSHPGEAFEGLRLRHPFYAEREIPVLLGDHVTTDAGTGAVHTAPGHGQEDYAVSLKYGLIARYNAAQINPVDGRGLYLPSTPPVGEHVLAGKHIFKSDDLLLQILREQGALLARGRIKHSYPHCWRHKTPVVFRATPQWFISMEQAGLRRDALKAIPGVTWIPGWGESRIYNMIESRPDWTISRQRYWGVPIALFFHRETGQPHARTVEIMRQVADAVEREGVDAWYAMTAEQLLGEEAGDYEKVTDILDVWFDSGASHECVLAQRPQDGLRKPADLYLEGSDQHRGWFHSALLTGVAMDGVAPYRQVLTHGFTVDEQGKKQSKSLGNVVVPQKVIDAMGADVLRLWVASTDFSAEMSVSDKILKQNADVYRRIRNTARFLLGNLSGFDPARDLTALEDMVALDRWIVHRASEVQDRIAGAYERYDFAEIVQVLSNFCSVDLGSLYLDVTKDRLYTMREDSRGRRSAQSAMYRIAEAFVRWIAPVLAFTADEMWRHLPANTESGAREGNVLFATWYDGLAPLPADAALSDEDFKRLLELRESVTRALEPMRAAGEIGAALEAEITLRCGVADQNWLAPLTDELRFLFISGDVEVVADDGIQDIAVLAAKTGKTKCVRCWHYRADVGSDPKHPELCGRCVSNVEGPGEQRRWF
- the ispH gene encoding 4-hydroxy-3-methylbut-2-enyl diphosphate reductase — protein: MDVLLANPRGFCAGVDRAIEIVKRAIETLGAPIYVRHEVVHNRFVVDDLKHRGAIFVEELDEVPDGATVIFSAHGVSKAVRAEAERRALKVFDATCPLVTKVHLEVSRHCRAGRDVVLIGHEGHPEVEGTMGQWKREAGSGQIYLVEDVDDVAAMQVDQPENLAYTTQTTLSVDDTRSVIEALRAKYPAIQGPKNDDICYATQNRQDSVRELAARCDLVLVVGSPNSSNSNRLRELAEREGVAAYLIDGAIEIDPRWVEGRQRIGITAGASAPEVLVRGVIDRLRELGALHVTELDGEQESMVFALPKELRLQLIN